Genomic segment of Edaphobacter bradus:
CCAGCACCACCAGTTGGCCCTCCTGCAGCCACGGGGCGACCGCTCTGGACGTATTCTCCACATAGCTCAGGTCCGGCTCACGATGTCCCGTCAGCGGAGTGGGCACGCACATAATGATGGCGTCCATATCCGACAGGCGCGAGAAGTCCGTGGTCGCGCGCAGGCCCTTCTTCTGCGCCGCCTGGATCTCCTCCGCCGGAATCCGGAAGATGTACGACCGTCCGGCCTCAAGCGAAGTCACCTTCGTCTCATCAATGTCAAAGCCGGTCACCTTGAATCCGGCCTCGGAGAAAAGCAGTGAAAGCGGCAGGCCCACGTAGCCCAGCCCGATGACTCCAATCTTGGCTGTGCGGGCCTCCAGGCGCTCGTAGCGCTCACGCGCAATCTGCGGCAAAGCAACTTCGCTCATCGTTGACATGTTCACCATTATTGCATCACCTTATCTTCCCAAAACCGATTGATTTCGCCGAACCAGGGCCGCGTTTTCCTTCGGGTTGACCTTATCGGGAATCTACAGCATCGAAGCCGCGGAATGCTTCACACCGGTGTGAACAGGCCGCCCTGCACGAAAGTCGCATGGACTCCATCGGCGGGGGCATGCAGGCTTGAATCTTGGCGTCATCGCTGCACGTCTCCTTTGATTCAGCGGCTGGCACAAACAGCACGATAAAATCTCTACGTAACAGCCCCAGGGCAAGGCCTCTGGGCGGAGTCCTTTTCATGGCACGTTATCTGATCACCGGAATCGCAGGCTTTATCGGCTCGACACTCGCTCACGTTCTCGTGGAGCAAGGTCACGAGGTCCGCGGCATCGACAACCTCTCCACGGGCAACCTCGAAAATCTCGCCGATATCCGGCACGCCATCTCGTTTCAGCAGATCGATCTTCAGGACGTCGAGGGCGTCAAGGCCGCCTGCGAAGGCGTGGAGTACATCCTCCACCAGGGAGCCCTCGCCTCGGTTCCCCGCTCCGTCAAGGATCCGCTGACCTCGCACGAGTCCAACATCAACGGAACGCTCAACCTTCTCATCGCGGCTCGCGACGCCAAGGTACGCCGCATCGTGTACGCAGCCTCTTCCTCCGCCTACGGCGATCAGCCCACGCAGCCCAAGCAGGAGGACATGCTCCCCATGCCTCTCTCTCCCTATGCGGTGCAGAAGCTCACCTGCGAGTACTACATCCAGTCCTTCTATCGCGCCTACGGCCTCGAGGGAGTCTGCCTGCGCTACTTCAATATCTTTGGCCCACGCCAGGCTGCCGACTCGCCCTACTCCGGAGTCATCGCCCAGTTCACCTACAAGATGATGGCCGGCATCACCCCCACCATCTTCGGCGACGGCCTCACCAGCCGCGACTTCACCTTCGTCGATAACGCCGTCAGCGCGAACCTGCTCGCCTGCCAGGCCCCCAACGAGGTAGCGACCGGCCGCGTCTTCAACATCGGCACCGGCAGTAGCCACACTCTCAACGAGGTCTACGAAACCATCGCGAAGCACATCGGTTTCACGGACAAGCCCATCTACGGCCCGCCGCGTGAGGGCGACATCAAGCACTCCCTTGCCGACATCACGCGCGCCTCCGCCGAGCTCCGGTACAAGCCCAAGGCCGATTTCTACGAGGGCCTGCAAAAGACCGTGGCCTGGTACCTTGAAAGCCACCGAAGCAGCGAACTGCTGGCCTCCGGTACGAAATAGCTCAACGCTCTCTTCTATTCAGACCAGCAAGAAAAAGGTCGCCAGATAAATTCCTGGCGACCTTCATCTTTGAATCTCCGTATCAGGCCGCTCCCGACAGCCCCGTACAGAGAAAACTGGATCTGAAGCTATGCCCGCTTGCGGCGGAGCAGCGCGCCTGCCGAACCGATCAGACCGGTTCCCAGCAGAAGCAGTGAGCTCGGCTCAGGAGTAGCTGAAACGCTGCCCGTAAAGTCGAAGCCGGTATCGAACGAACCACCCTGCGTAAGCTGGAAGGTCAGCGTGTTCACCCCGCTGACAAAGTCGGCGGAGTTGAGCGAGATTACCGTCGGGGTCATGCACGAAGGCGTGCCATTCGAGCAGTGGCTGAAGGCACCTGGATCCGTCGGCGTGTTCTCCTGATGGCCATTCAGGAAGACCGTAACGGTGTCGTCCGCCAGAAGACTCAATGAGCCGTGGTCGATCGATCCGCCAGCCACATGCGTCATGTCAAACGTCGAGGTGAAGAAGT
This window contains:
- a CDS encoding SDR family oxidoreductase — encoded protein: MARYLITGIAGFIGSTLAHVLVEQGHEVRGIDNLSTGNLENLADIRHAISFQQIDLQDVEGVKAACEGVEYILHQGALASVPRSVKDPLTSHESNINGTLNLLIAARDAKVRRIVYAASSSAYGDQPTQPKQEDMLPMPLSPYAVQKLTCEYYIQSFYRAYGLEGVCLRYFNIFGPRQAADSPYSGVIAQFTYKMMAGITPTIFGDGLTSRDFTFVDNAVSANLLACQAPNEVATGRVFNIGTGSSHTLNEVYETIAKHIGFTDKPIYGPPREGDIKHSLADITRASAELRYKPKADFYEGLQKTVAWYLESHRSSELLASGTK
- a CDS encoding PEP-CTERM sorting domain-containing protein, which codes for MKFYSKLSALGAVLVLTTAFAAADTITVGSMATGDPAGANSNTALAFSPTTPGGITPYTGGAFGGFTTQPGTGGTTTVALLNVTPTWTAAQPGSEWVSFGQTGPATPAGSQPGGHFAPNGNYFFTSTFDMTHVAGGSIDHGSLSLLADDTVTVFLNGHQENTPTDPGAFSHCSNGTPSCMTPTVISLNSADFVSGVNTLTFQLTQGGSFDTGFDFTGSVSATPEPSSLLLLGTGLIGSAGALLRRKRA